A single genomic interval of Nostoc commune NIES-4072 harbors:
- the dapB gene encoding 4-hydroxy-tetrahydrodipicolinate reductase — MTNQAPIPVIVNGAAGKMGREVIKAVAQAPDLNLVGAIDHSLEHQDKDAGELAGLSEPLEVPITNQLEPMLGYVAGDRQSPPGVIVDFTHPDSVYDNIRSAIAYGIRPVVGTTGLSPEQIQDLADFADKASTGCLIIPNFSIGMVLLQQAAIAASKYFDHVEIIELHHNQKADAPSGTAIQTAQLLGELGKTFNPALVEETEKLAGARGSIADEGIRIHSVRLPGLIAHQEVIFGAAGQIYTLRHDTSDRACYMPGVLLAIRKILALKSLVYGLEKIL, encoded by the coding sequence ATGACGAATCAAGCTCCTATCCCGGTTATTGTCAACGGTGCTGCTGGTAAAATGGGCCGTGAGGTGATTAAGGCAGTAGCGCAAGCGCCAGACTTAAACCTAGTGGGTGCAATTGACCACAGTTTAGAACATCAAGATAAAGACGCTGGAGAGTTGGCGGGTTTAAGCGAACCCCTGGAAGTGCCAATTACGAATCAATTGGAACCGATGTTGGGGTATGTGGCTGGCGACAGACAGTCTCCTCCAGGAGTGATTGTAGACTTTACCCATCCCGATTCAGTTTATGACAATATTCGTAGTGCGATCGCCTACGGTATTCGTCCTGTAGTTGGCACCACTGGGTTAAGTCCAGAACAAATTCAAGACCTGGCAGACTTTGCCGACAAAGCTAGCACTGGTTGTCTAATTATTCCTAATTTTTCCATTGGCATGGTGCTATTGCAACAAGCTGCGATCGCAGCCTCTAAATATTTTGACCATGTAGAAATTATCGAACTACATCACAACCAAAAAGCTGATGCTCCCAGTGGTACTGCCATCCAAACAGCGCAGTTATTAGGAGAATTGGGTAAAACTTTTAACCCTGCTCTTGTAGAAGAAACCGAGAAATTAGCAGGAGCAAGGGGTAGTATAGCAGATGAAGGAATTAGAATTCATAGCGTCCGCTTGCCAGGATTGATTGCTCATCAAGAAGTTATTTTTGGCGCAGCAGGACAGATTTATACTTTACGACATGATACGAGCGATCGCGCTTGTTATATGCCAGGAGTGCTACTAGCGATTCGCAAAATCTTAGCGCTAAAGTCGTTAGTATATGGATTAGAAAAGATACTTTAA